AGATAGTAGAAAATTGAGATGCTATCTTGAGCTAGAATCAGCTGGTAGCATGAAAACTTTTAAGCTGCATGCACAGTGTTCCCATCATTGTCCATATGGAGTACTAATCAGCTGATTCTATTCCTAAGAGTAATCATAAGTAAATCTGTAATGCTTCTTGAAAGAAAAAGTAAATGACAAGAGTATGATTCAGGAAGAAAAATACATGTTAGCTTTTAATCTAACTGACCCCATCATCACTGATATCATCTTCTGCAATCTTGAAGTTGGTATGGCCTGAAATAAGACGAAGAGGTGAACAATCTTGAACATATATTTTAGAATTGCAGTCTTGATCAAGCATGTTATAAAAACAGTTAGCAAAAGGTTACCTTCTGCTCTCAACCAGTCCTGAAGGCAAATTAATGCTTCTACATTCTTGCTTGTCAACCGGCTTCTATAGTCGCTAATAACTCTCCCACTAGTAGAGAATGCAGACTCTGACGCTATTGATGATGCAGGTGCTGCAAATAAATCTCTTGCCATACGCGAAAGTATAGGGTATTTAGTAGAGTGCATCATCCACCATTGCAGAATGTCCAAGTCCTTTTGCCGAGGAAAAAGATCATCTTGCAAATATATTTCTAGCTCATTTTTCTCTGCACTCTTTTTTGTGTTGTAAGGTGTTGCTCCCAGTCTGCCCAGGGGTCATTTTCATCAATAACCTCATCATTTGATTGTGGCTGAAAGTTGTTGCTTTGAATCAGGTGTTTGTGATGAATATGCAACAAATAAATCCTCCAATGTTGACTTCACTTTTGCAACGTATGAGGGACCTTTGTTGCCAAATCCTGCCTCCAAGCGAAAGGCTATAAAGTTGAACTTGAATCTAGGATCTAGAACAACAGGGGCCTTCTTTGCCTACGAGCTTGAGAACTACGAATGTACTTGACACTCTCTCTAATGTGAGTAGTAGCGGTATCAATTATCTTGAATCCTTCTTTGACAATGAGGTTCAAAACATGGGCTCCGCAACGCATGTGAAGCAGACCTCCATTTCCAAGAAGCAAATGCCTTTCTGAAATATTTGTCCTCAAATAACCAACCATCTTATTATTGTTCTTTGCATTGTCCAAAGTAATACTGAAAACCTTATGTTCCAAATGCCAATCCTTTAAACACTTCAACAATGCAGTAAACATTGTAAGACCATCATGAGGTGAAGCTACAAGATTGAAACTAATTATTCTTTTTTGTAGTTTCCAATCCTTGTTAATAAAGTGGCAAGTAACACAAAGGTAGCGAAGGTTTTGTTTCGAAGTCCATAGATCAGCTGTAAAGCAAACCCTTGAATCTGAGTCCCTGATAGTCTCCCTAAGTGATGACCTTCGATTCTCATATGACTTTATGACATCCTCAACGACCGTTGTTCTAGAAACAATGGTAAACCATGGGTTTAAAGTAGCAATGAATCTCTGAAACGATGCATGCTCAACTAAGCTGAAAGGTAACTCCTGCAATACTATAAAATTAACCATTGCTTCCCGTGACACTTCTTATTCAAACTTCCGGTTTTTCAAAGCACGTGCATCGGGGGACAAAGAATCTATCCTCAAAGTCTCAACCATTTGATTCATTTTAGCTCGCTCCTTGCATACTTCCAAGTGCCTACGACAAGCGCTTCTACCATTCTCTCTATTAGCAACAAATATATCCAAGCAGTGAATGCATTTAGCTTGCACAATTAAATTTCCTTGATAAATTGGCTCAAACTCTTTCCAAACAGAAGATCTAAGTTTGCGCTTTCTAGTTGATCTAGGTGCATCTACACCAAAAATATGCAAGTACTAATCAGGACACCATGAAGCAAACATACTCAGAAAAGTAACACATCTGAAATTATATAAGATAACAAACATCTAAAAAGTAACACATCTGAAGTCAAATCTGACCTGATTGCTAAAGAACACCAGTAGTCAATATTTCTGCATCATCGAGTGGTACTGATCCCTCACTGATTGCAGGAGGGGACCTCAAGTACTTTGCTCCATAGTGGCCCACCCTCGGTGACAATAGCCGCCTTTTCAGTAATGGTGTGATCACAATCTGCTTCCTTACTGGGGGATTTCGTCTCAACAATGACTGTATTCTTGACACGCTGCTTACTGCTACAGTTAAAGGATCCCGCTCTCTTGGCACAGCCTCATGTAGTCTAGCATTTTCAATCAGGCTACCAATGATCAAGATCTAAACCCAACAGTGACAAAACTAATAACAGAAAAGCACGATGTTGCTGACACATGCAAGTATCTCAACAGTACTAGCAGAACAAGCATAAACTAGAAATGTTAAAGCAATCATGAACACTAAACATCAACTAGGACTCCATGAGAACAATTGGTAATCTGCTATATAGTATCTCAAGTAGAGCTGGAATCAAACATCCAGATCCAGCATTCTGAATTATTGATAACAACAAAAATATTTTATGTAGTAGGATTCAACCCACAGCACCCTGAATCCAGGTGTTATCCTCTCTTTCATAATTGTATCAAGAAGCAAAGGTAAGACCTGATTATCCAAAATCACACGTGCACCTAAGACAAGATTGTTTCTTCAGAACCTGTAAACATCTCTATGGTGAGTACAAGCATTTCTATCCTACAGCCCGAAGCACAATTCCCAAAAATTAATATTGTGCAAGAAGTAATATTGCAAGAAGTAATCAACTAAACATTGACTAATCGTCAGGGAAAACAGCAAAGGATTTATGCAGCTAAAAATTTAAGGAACTGCTTAGACTTCTTGGTGAGGTCGAGTTGGCTGAAGTGGAATCTGAGTTGGGTGAACTCGCCCTCCTATTTGCGATCCCAGTTGCTAATCCAATCCAGCACCACCCGGTCGAACAGCATGGTCCAATTCGTCGAAggggccctcctcctcctccctatcCTCCAGCACCACCGTGGAGGAATGCCAGCTGAACAGGTCGGCTCCATCTACCGCCTCCATCTGGCGCAACTTGACGGCATTGGAGAAGTGGCCGGTGCGAGCTTCACCCGACGGCCCCCGGCCACGCCCACACAGCGTGCAGCTAGGCTTTCTTGGTGTAGCACTCCGGCGCTCAAGCCGTCGAGCGCGAGCAGCACCTTCGCCCTTCCCTAGATCCGAGGGCGAGCTGCCGAGCTTCTTGTTCGAGGATGCCACATTGCCACGCCCACACACTGGGagaggcgcggcggcgaaggggcCGTGGAGGAGCGGTGCCGCGACAGAGGAGCGTGGGTCTGCGATGGGAttgcggcgcgggcgggcggcggcggtgggctaGGTTACGCGAGGCATGAGAGGAGCAGGAGCCTttgcgggtgcggcggcggtggctagcTAGGTTATGTGGCTGCGGGTTCTTTGCGGGCCTTGCGGGCTTTATTCTTTTGTCCACGGGCTTCATCAGACTGTTCAACATTGGGTCACAAAAATTTTGCAGCTGGGCCGCATCAGCCACAATAGCTGTTTTTGCGGGGCGGGTTGGTGTGCTCGTTTTAGAACCCGACCCACCTGCAATATGAGCTATGTTTGATAGGTCCTGTCACTTCCTCAGGATTGCAGTTGCAGCTAGAGGTGATAAAAGGGATTTAACTTTTTTTCATAGATAATCTAAGAGCTTTAAAAGGATTGGACTCTAATcatatacaattttgagctaaaaatattaaaaatcaagttggattgtgaagaaAATGTTAGAACCATGGTCCATTACCACCCTTAGCTGCGGCCCATCTCTTCCGGCAGCTGCTTCCCTTCCATATTCCATCGCCCATGCTTCTTCCCTTCCATAAGTTTTTGTTTTTTCTCAATAtcatagttttttttctttatctttcATTTTAACTTTTTGTTCAACGTATAAAAAACACTAACTTTTGCtttcatatgtatgtgtgaaaGCAAACCCTTCTCCTTCTGTATTTTCCTCGCACACCGCTGTCCTAAAAGAGGAAAATAAGAGGAAATGATAGTAGAGCAAGGGAGTAGACCAAGCATTCATATGCAGTAGAACAAGCACGTAACGGGGGAAGTGAATACCAAGGATGCCAGAGCAAGGAAAAGAGGGAATCAGCTGATTTTCGTGTGCGCTTCCGAGGTCCTGTAGCAGCGAACGCACGCTTATAATAAGAAACAAAGCAAGCAGGCTACCTAAACAGTGCGCTGTACTACTCCtgggaagaggaaggggaagagaTGCCACCCATGGTAAGCAGACAAGGCGCATCAGATTGACAGGTCCAgagccacacacacacacttcagcTGCTTTACAAAACCAAAGGTTACTTGCACTATCGCTGATGAATCCAGTTACCCTGTGATGGCAATTGGCTGCACTTGGATCACCACAGGGAACCAGTTACTGTGCTGGTGCCAACTTCGGCAGAGCACTGATAATATATATGTCAAAAGGAGGTTCAGCACAAACGACAGAAAAGACTAGTGTGCCAAACGACCTTAACATTGACGGGCTAACCGTAAAACTCcatcttaatctaaaaaaaataaaactccacCGAATAGGAAACAAGGAAAGAAGCATAAATATCATTACTCGCAGTCGCAGTTTGCACATCCAAACAGCAATCTCAGGCAAACTCAAAGTTCCACTTCCACCCAATGCTCCACACAACCCGAGTGCATCATCACAAACTAAATAGGATCTTGCATGGTACAGGGTTCTCTCTTAAACACTCGCAGTTTCATAACACAGTTACGGAACAGCATGGAATGGAGCTTAGGACTGAATTGGTTTGATCTTGAAGTGGAGGTTGATGAGCGAAAACACAAAACACTTCAGATCCTGCAGCCAAAAACATTGGGAGGGAACAAGTTAGGAATACATCTCATTTACAGAGCACAACAAAATAACAAGGCATTTTTTTCTTGAAGAACTACCAAGTTTTCATATAAATTTAAACCAAACAGTCAGGAGTAGCTAACATATCCAGAACATTGCATGCTCTGGACAACATTAAGACTACAAGCCGATGGTGATGATCCAGAACTTATAATGTAGTCAAACATGAAAATGATTCACTAAGCTAACCCAACAAAAGTTTAAGGATAATCAAATCTACACCATAGGAGTAGTGAAATTAAAAATGCACACAACAGTGAGCAACATACCATGACCAACATAGACATAAAAAATATTCATCTTTGTACCCATCTCAAAGTTCTAAAGTCAGTTACATATCTTACTGGCTTAccaccaattttttttaaaacaaacgCTTACCACCAATTTCAGATACAACAAACCAAGTAACTGTCTGTTTATCCAACCTAATTACTCCAAAAACAAGTATTGAAATGCAAATAATGCTTCAGCTATTATGAGTTCAGACAGGTCTGCAGTGTAAAAATAATAGCATCTGACTGAATTTCAACAAAACGGCATATACATCAGCTCTACAATGATGTGAACTGACAACTATGATCCAGAAATTATCATGCAGTCAACCATGAAATTGCTCActaaaaaaatcacaaaaagTTTAAGGTTGCACTCACATAATCACAGTTGCAACAGAGGGGCATCACATCATTTCCTAAGGAGGCGTTAAATTGAAATATAAAACACATGCGCACGACCGGTGAAGAACATAGCACAACCATCAACAGAgacataattatttttaaaaaaaatcgctACCTAACTCACAGGAAAAATTCAGATAAAAAGCAAACAAACCCAGTTGCTGTATACCCAACCTAGAACTATTTCCTGAAGATAGTACTGAAATGCAAACAATGCTCGACTGTAATAGCTCAACAAGTCTAGAGTATCAAAATCAGAGTATCTCGAGTAAACTTCAAAGAACAAGAAATCATGTATCTACTCTACAGACACAATAATTTTGCTCAGACATCTAAGTGGATTGTTAGGCCAGGAATGGTGAAGTGGTTAAGTTTCTGAAGGACAATAGGTACTAGAAAAAGCATGAAACCAGTGTCTATCTTTTCCCCTGCATCAAACTTATACGACATTACGATTCAACGTAGTGAAACTGGGGGGATATTATCCAGCTTATTTTAATAAAGAGCAGATAGATTGCTTCTCAATAATGACAGTTGTCTCAATGCTACCAACGAATCAAAGTACCAATCATAGAGCATGGGCAAGTCATGCCCCCCACCCCAGctcagaaaaaaataaatgttgacaaAACAACCAAAACAGTGACACTGAGGTACACAGCATTTGAAACATTGTAGGTCGTCCAAACAACTCAGTTTCCTGAAACCAACAAATTCTGAAAGATAAAAAGGGCATATTTGCTCCTAAAACTCCAAAAAGAAACATGAGAGTAAAAAGAAAAACTAAGGCTCTTCGCATAGTAGATATATTTTCTCAGGCAGTGAGCACAGCTTGCTGAGCTGTATAGCGATGGAGTACTCTGTTCTTGTTCAACATTTACATTCTACAGAGATTTCTTCCATTAGTACAAGACTCTATTATATCAGGACTTTAAGGTACAAcatttttctccaaagaaatAACAGTGTTGGACTCATTGCGTATCTAAAATTATTGAAACTTGATTTAAGCGCTCTTTTTGTGCTCACAAGTCACTAATTATTAAAACAAAATGTGAGCTTACCCTGATACCAATAGCATGCAATTAACCTTAGTTGGTCAGAAACTAATCAGTTCAATTAAGGAATACCACTATGCCAATGCCCATAACAAGGTTCCCAAGTCTGTACTGTGCCAAATATGAACACTAATGCTGGGCTAAGCTACAATGCTACAAAGGTCCTAATTCTGCAAGTTATCAATAGTTGAAGGTACACAAGAATTTATCTCGGAGCAAACAAATTTGCGTGAGTATTGCCAGTTAGTCATCAAAATTGTGGAGGGCCGCACCGAACAAACAATGTAGGTAGCTGTGGGAGAAATGTGGGGGCTGAGGGCAAACCTGGACGAGGTAGTAGAAGATCCGGAGGCCCTCAGGGTCCTTGCTGGACTGGACATCGACGAGGGAGCCGATCTTGGAGGTGGTGAAGGAGATGTGCTCGTTGCCCATGACGATCTCGAGCTCCTGCCTGCCGATGCGATCGGGCTCCGGCCAGTTGCTGTCGTCCTCCTTCATAATCTGCGGAAGCAATCAAGTCAAATCTGCAAACCCTAGCTAGGTTTTCCTCTACAGATTCCGAACGGGATGGTGAATCGTACCCAAGGATAGGATAACAAGAGAGGTGAGGGCTCACATCGGACTCCTGGATGATCCTCCTGGCCTCGCGGAGGACGGAGGGGGAGACGAAGACCTCCTTGCGGATCATGGTGTCGTTCTTGTAGTTGGAGTTGTTGGCGTAGCGGAGCTTGCCGTCGGGGCGGAACTCGAACTCGAGGAACTCGTGCCCGAACTTGCCCTTGTGCCCCACATAGTACCGAAGGTAGAACTCGCCgtcgcccgcagcgccgccgccgcccgtcgccatTGAtttcggcagcggcggtggccagTTGAGGggaggcgggcgggcggggtGGCCTGGTGGAGCAAGGTTGAAAACTGacggaaaaaaaattaaaacaaatCCTGCCCGTATTTCTATATTTATTCTGTAAACTTCCAAGGTTACTTTGTTTGATTCCTCCTTTGTTCAATTTATGTGACAACAAATTCAGGCTGGAGGTCTATATGATTATGAATGACATAAAGTATTTTATTCATAGAGTTAATTTGTATTTTTTGTGATTGATTGTGGTCTCTATTTCCCTTCTGCTATTTCTAAAGCTGAATAAATATCATTTTTGCCATTGGATTTTCTTACTGACATCCAGTTCCAAACAGTAGTCAATGATAAATGATATTGGACCACAGCTTCGTGGTGAAAAGGTATCCATCCCAAGAAAGTGTGTGTTAGCACTTATACACTAATCCTACAATCGTTTTCTTTTTGCCTCATTGTTTATCAGATATATGCCTCACAAACAAAGAGGCAAAAAGAAAACTTATGtaggaaaaaaaattcatagAATGTTGAGACACTATAGTGTCTACTTATAaactacaaaaaaaaacaatattgCAAGGAGATACCACAATGGCGGATTTATATTGCTAGCTTTTGGTGACGTTTTTGAATGGTCATGCTGCAGTTAGAAAACAAGATAAACTTCTTAAGCATTGAGGGGTTTTCTCGACTTGCGCAAGAAGCTCTTCTCTTAGCAAATGCCCGAGGGCTGTCTTACCCCTCCACAGGTCGAGTTATCATTAGCCATTGTTACATTTTCTATTGCATATTCTTTATGCACGTTTCTTATCTTCTGTGCCGGGCATAGAATTGCCCATCTTAGCATGTTTTCTGAAAGTAGGAAAAGGGGGTTGTGCAGACAAAATATTAAATTCCTCTGATGCTTATTCTGCCAGCACTACTGGTGCACTTGAGGCTGCATACACCCAGGCAACTGGCAAGCCCGTCTCTCTTTCTGAGCAACAGCTGGTGCATACAACAATTTCGGATGCAACGGAGGCCTTCCGTCCCAGGCCTTTGAATACATCAAATACAATGGTGGCCTTGACACTGAGGAATCTTACCCTTACAAGGGTGTAAATGGACTCTGCCATTTCAAGGCTTCAAATGTTGGAGTCAAAGTTTTGGAGTCAGTTAACATAACCCTGGTGAGGAGAACCTAGCCTCACTATAAATTCAATCGAGTGTTATCAACAAATAGTTTATACTTATTTCTGTTGTTGTGGTAAGGGTGCTGAGGATGAACTGAAGGATGCCGTTGGTCTGGTTCGCCCTGTTAGCGTTGCCTTTGAGGTGATCAACGGTTTCCGGCTGTACAAGAGCGGAGTTTACACTAGTGACCACTGTGGAACTACTCCTATGGTATAGTTACAATATCCTTGTGTCATCAACCTACGTTAACATTTGATTTGCTTATCTAGAGTTTGTCTTTCAATTGCTCCTATCCAATAACGTTAGACTTCTGGTTATCCAGTTATTATGGCCTCAAATTATGAATTCTTTTGTCAATTAGGATGTGAACCATGCTGTTCTGGCTGTTGGCTATGGTGTTGAAAATGGTGTCCCCTACTGGCTCATCACGAACTCATGGGGCGCTGACTGGGGTGACGAGGGTTACTTCAAGATGGAAATGGGCAAGAACATGTGCGGTAAGTATTCCACATACTCTTCCCTATCCTCACTACAAAAACAGAGAACGTGGTCTTCAGAATGTGGTGCCCTTCGATATTGACCTGACTCGAAATGTTGCAGGTGTTGCTACTTGTGCATCCTACCCTGTTGTCGCGGCATGAGGCCCACACGGATTGTTCCGTGCTTTATTTGCTTGGCGTCTATAATTCATGTCTAGCCTGAGCATGGTGATGGGTTATACAAATACCCTGTGTTGTGAATATATCATCGTGAAGGGAATGAATTAGCCCCTGCTTGTACTGTACGTCTCTCCCGTATGGTTGTGTACGTAGATTGTCAGTTGGGGCTCCAAACTACTCATACGTGTCCATGCTATTCTATCGAGGTGAAATTGCCATTAAACATGGTACCATATGCAGATTACAGCCCGGACATTTTTATCATATAATAATGTACCATATGCAGATTATATATCATCATGGTCATATCTCTGAATTATGTTCAATTGGTTTGAGCTCCTCTGCATTGTTTTTCTAGTGGTTCCTTTATTTTTGTTTGAAAAACTAGGTATCATAATTATGTGAGATTGTTTGCCCAATTATTtttaactaggcgtatagcccgcgcatttgcgcgggtagtattgaaaattcaaaaaattgcatGTTATTGTATTCtcacttaaagattatactattttttaccatatATCACCCTGTTCATTagcgtaaattatgtcttattgttggttaaaacaattcaaatatgatctacctataataacaatttaatttgttgagatttaataatattatgcatataattattcttattttgattgattgtgtttaacattagtttttattaatagtataacTGAtatatagctaaatgatattttatatttaatttttcataatggcattgatgggtgatttttaattaggcataagggtattttaggctaatttttattataatggcagtgacggataattttttatttttctatttttctccgattaacgtggaaatttctagaccttgagagcgaacgtggaggctccgtttgttggcccaaaataataataataataataataataataataataataataataataataataataatacaaTAGGGAGGAATGTGAACCGACAAGTACGGTAACTTTTGCATTTGGTCATAAAATTGTGACATATCTGCCCGTGTGGAACCGCAGCAGAACTATTTTGGCCTATATTTATGCATCCACTTAACGAGCATTACAAGCGACCAAATTTGGAACCCGATATGAACAGAAAACACGAAGCGAACCGAACCCCCGAACGGATGCCTCTTCAGCTCCGGCTGTTCGAGCGTTTCCCACCAACGAAGGGGAGGTGGCGCTCCTTCGTGTGAACCAGCGCATCTTTTCACCGCGATCTTTTTGCCACTCAACCACGGCCAGCCGTGCCGCCTCTACATATAATGCCGTCCCAATTCCTGCGGCTTCGTCTCATCATCTTGGCGCCGTCGTCGCAGCCCCAACGTCGAGGATGGGGACCCGTGCTGCGATCCGCAACCAAACCGGTGAGTTTCTTGATTCCTCGCTCCAAGGCCCCCTTTTCTCTCGGCGACTGAATTTTGCCAAGTTTCTTCTGTTAGTTCGTTCTCTGAAACATCTATTCACTGCATTGTGGCATCATCAGCCAAGCAGACAGTTTTCATGCTACAGTTTGGTTTCATTCGGTTGAGTTCCCTTtgaatctctctctctatatatatattcccTTTGAATCTTGAAATGTTGGCAGTGGTTCATTGCTCAACCTTCAAGTCCTTACTGAACTCCTGCCTGATGTCcaatggccctgtttggatccctGTGttatttaggccctgtttagttcccaccccgtaaacgcaaaaaagccgtaaacgcaaaaaagtgaaaagaaattttgctaatttgaagtactaaatgaaatctatttacaaaattttttgcatggttgggctgtaaatcgcgagacgaatctaatgagcctacttaatccatgattttgcaacagtgatgctaccgtaatcatccgctaattattagttaatcatggattaattagcatcattagattcgtctcgcgatttacaactcatttgtgcaaaaagttttgtaaatagacttcatttagtacttcaaattggcaagattcccacgcaaaaaaattttgggtttacatgtaaaaaaaactaaacagggccttagtaaCACACCCCAAATAATCTCCAAATAACACTTGAGAGCCAAACATGTGTGTTATTTGGCACTAACACACTCCaaatttcaccaactaaacacaccctttgtCTCTTTCACCTGTGGCTGTGGTGTCAAAAGTCCCAACGGACTATGTTTTTCTTGGAAACATTTTTATTCTTTATGATATATCCCCTGCATGTGATGTGACAGCTTCCTCTCTTGTGCTTGCCTTACCGGAGACGGAACGGAGCTGTGACCGCGACTACTTAGGGGGTGTTGGAATACGGATTTAAAAAAGTCCCagagactttttagtatttagaagtattaaataaatattaattataaaactaactgcagaatcctggggctaaattgcgagacgaatctaatgagatatcttaattcatgattagcgaatggttactgtagcgtcactatagcaaattatgaattaattaggctcattagattcgtctcgcgaaaaagcactcagctgtcaaaaaacatttataaacaaattttatttaatattataaaatagtaagatttcttttgatgtgatagagacttctgaaaaaagttggGATCCAAACATGGCCTTAACAGGAAGCCATTCACGCCACAGGGCCCGAGTTAGGAAGCAGTCAGTTGCGCCGCCATTGCCTTGCTTGTTCTTGGGTCCTTGCAGCCAATCGCAATCGCTTTAGGTTGCTACTAGCATCGATCTGCGTTTCATTTTTTCGTCCGAAATAGTAACTGATGACAAAAAAAACTcctgataatgatgatgatatgTTTGGGTTTAGTTCTTTAATTCAGAGTATATACGATCTGTGTCCGGTGAACTGGGTTTTGATGCTTCCCTTTCCGTTTATGGCAGCTGGGACTGCGATTATTAGCCCCTGATCTTGACCTCCCAGGATCAAGAATTCAATATCACTTGTTGCCAGTGCTAAGTTCAGTTACCTGTTCAATCATGACAAGAAACGCGTGGTCCGTGCTGTTGATTTTGATCTGCTTATGGACATGCCCTCCGAGGACCAATGGATTCTCATGGAACATCTTCTCCTCGTCGTCGGGCTCGCCGGCCACGGCTAATCAGCGCGCCCCGGTGATGGAGCTAGAGGGCGCGGTGGCCGACTTCTCCATGGACGGCGTCAACAACCCACGAGGGCCGAAGCTGCTGGAGAATGCGCGGAACAAGCTCGCCGGGCCGAGGAACTGCTGGCAGGAGGCGTACCAGAAGCTGTTTGCCAGCTGCGGCGAAATCATGGCGGATAAGGAGATGCAGCAGCGCCTGGCGTGGCACCTCAGCAGCTGCTTCCAGGACTCAGGGAGGCCACCCTTCCCATCCTGCGCCGAGGGCTCCAAGATGGTCCATTGCCTCAAGCCACTTAGTGAATCCGAGGGCAAGGTGTTCCTTGAGTTCtgtcacggcccacgggccgacTGGGCCTCGCGGTTACGGTAGTGCACGGCTACTATAGCACGCGGCACAGTATTTCTTTAGCGCCAGACTGGAAACGGAAAGGGAGTTGGACTGatttaaatagccggtccctggaagctagtaactccggttcgaaccttttgcgtgaagtgaggacgaaagcgcaagagagttatttagcaagtATGGTGTACTtaacgtgtagagtagatcttagccgttatcctggaccgggtcgttacaggggtatcagagccatactctcgggtcgttacaggggtatcagagccatactctCGCGGTTCACGCCACGTACGGGCAGAAGAGTGAACCCACGGACATGGCACATGGGATCGTTAcaggggtatcagagccatactctcgggtcgttacaggggtatcagagccatactctCGCGGTTCACGCCACGTACGGGCAGAAGAGTGAACCCACGGACATGGCACATTCTCTCCAAGAGAGGGGATCCTGAAATGACCTGACAAGGAGATCCAAGTCTGCTGAGGAGAAGCTTggttcgacgaggacgtcgaaccCAGCACGCGGCACAGTATTCCTTTAGTCCCACAGACTGGAAATGACCTGACAAGGAGATCCAAGTCTGCTGAGGAGAAGCTTGAGGTGATCGAGGAGAGGTCAGACCAGATTATCACGGAGTCCAGCAAAGTCCGGGACACGCTGTCATCGATCGAGAAACAACGGACCATTCGTCGAAGAGCGCCGCTGCTCAGGTTGACCTGAAAGAAgggcagacaggcagacagAGATGAGGGCCTTGGCAATGGGATGGATAAACTGAAAGAGGAAACTGGCCTTGGCAATACTGGGTACATTCATAGGGAAATAAAAAGTGTTGGGGATTCAATGTCTTCGAAGATGAAAGATT
The Panicum virgatum strain AP13 chromosome 6N, P.virgatum_v5, whole genome shotgun sequence genome window above contains:
- the LOC120679221 gene encoding protein mago nashi homolog 2-like — its product is MATGGGGAAGDGEFYLRYYVGHKGKFGHEFLEFEFRPDGKLRYANNSNYKNDTMIRKEVFVSPSVLREARRIIQESDIMKEDDSNWPEPDRIGRQELEIVMGNEHISFTTSKIGSLVDVQSSKDPEGLRIFYYLVQDLKCFVFSLINLHFKIKPIQS